CGATAAATCCATCTCTGTCTCCATCCACGCGTACTGTAAAAGCATCTGAATAACTGCCCTTCAGTGAGTCCATCTCTCCGTGAATCGCAAGGCGTCCCCTGTCGATGATAACAACATTTCCGCATATCCTCTCAACATCGACAAGTATATGAGTGGCGAGCACAATACTCATCTCTTTCTGTTCGGCTATGTATTGGATAAGATCAAGCATCTCAAGTCTGCCCCTCGGATCCATACCACTTGTTGGTTCATCGAGGAAAAGCAATCTCGGATCATGGACCAGAGCCTGGGCAAGTTTTACTCTCTGCTTCATACCGCGCGAATAAGTCTCGACCTTCCTGTACCTCGCTTCGCCGAGGCCTGTCAGGAACAACACCTCATGCCCCCGCTGCATCGCGTCTTTCCCCGACATCCCCGAAAGCTCCCCCGCATACTGGACCATACCTATACCGGTCAATCCCGGAATAAGACAATCATCTTCCGGCATGTAGCCGATCAACCGGCGGATCTCCCTGCGCTCACTTGATACATCATGGTCAAGTACCGTAGCGGACCCGGAGTCGAGCGATACGAGTCCGAGGAGCCCCTTGATCAGGCTTGATTTGCCGGCTCCATTCGCTCCGAGAAGGCCTGTTGAGCCGGGACGGAACAAAACCGAGATCCGGTCGACAGCTGTCACACTACCGTATCTGATGGAAAAGTCTGTTAATCTGACTGTCACTTATCTTCCTGACTGACAAATCTTGTTACAGAATAATTACGAGAGACGGTCGGGAAATGTTTCCGCTCCTTACCTGATTATTGATTATTCCACCGACAGATTTTTTTTCACATCTTCGATTATTCGGAGGAAACTTCCAGAATAG
This genomic stretch from Candidatus Latescibacterota bacterium harbors:
- a CDS encoding ABC transporter ATP-binding protein; this translates as MTVRLTDFSIRYGSVTAVDRISVLFRPGSTGLLGANGAGKSSLIKGLLGLVSLDSGSATVLDHDVSSERREIRRLIGYMPEDDCLIPGLTGIGMVQYAGELSGMSGKDAMQRGHEVLFLTGLGEARYRKVETYSRGMKQRVKLAQALVHDPRLLFLDEPTSGMDPRGRLEMLDLIQYIAEQKEMSIVLATHILVDVERICGNVVIIDRGRLAIHGEMDSLKGSYSDAFTVRVDGDRDGFI